The following are encoded together in the Burkholderiales bacterium genome:
- the queA gene encoding tRNA preQ1(34) S-adenosylmethionine ribosyltransferase-isomerase QueA, with protein sequence MHISEFDFFLPAELIAQYPAERRRASRLLHIDGGTGQFADRAFADLPSLMRAGDVLVFNDTRVIKARVMATKETGGRVEVLIERVLDDHHALALMRASHAPRPGSLLRVGEDSALLVEERQGEFYRVHLEAAAPFLDWLEKHGSLPLPPYIQRPPADLDEERYQTVYGRRPGAVAAPTAGLHFDEAMLDELKSRGVKLARLTLHVGAGTFQPVRVEDVRQHTMHSEWYEVPEETVAAITAARAAGGRVLAVGTTSLRALEAAASGGTFIAGRGETNLFILPGFRFQVVDRLLTNFHLPRSTLFMLVCAFGGTQILKRAYAHAVEARYRFFSYGDATLIERAPQ encoded by the coding sequence ATGCACATTTCCGAATTCGATTTTTTTCTGCCCGCCGAGCTCATCGCCCAGTATCCCGCCGAGCGGCGGCGCGCCAGCCGCCTGCTCCACATCGACGGGGGCACGGGACAGTTTGCCGACCGCGCCTTCGCCGATCTGCCCTCCCTGATGCGGGCGGGTGATGTGCTCGTCTTCAACGACACGCGGGTGATCAAGGCGCGGGTGATGGCGACCAAGGAAACAGGCGGACGCGTGGAGGTGTTGATCGAGCGGGTGCTCGATGATCACCACGCGCTTGCCCTGATGCGGGCAAGCCACGCGCCCAGGCCCGGCAGCCTGCTGCGGGTCGGGGAGGACAGCGCCCTCCTGGTGGAGGAACGGCAGGGGGAGTTTTACCGCGTGCACCTGGAGGCGGCGGCACCCTTTCTCGACTGGCTGGAAAAACACGGCAGCCTGCCATTGCCGCCCTACATCCAGCGGCCGCCGGCAGACCTCGACGAAGAACGCTACCAGACCGTCTATGGGCGCCGTCCCGGTGCGGTGGCAGCACCCACGGCGGGGCTGCATTTCGATGAAGCGATGCTGGATGAGCTCAAGTCCCGCGGGGTGAAGCTTGCCCGCCTCACCCTGCACGTGGGGGCGGGAACCTTCCAGCCGGTGCGGGTGGAGGACGTGCGGCAACACACCATGCACAGCGAATGGTACGAGGTGCCGGAGGAGACGGTGGCGGCCATCACCGCGGCGCGCGCCGCCGGCGGGCGGGTGCTCGCCGTGGGTACCACCAGCCTGCGCGCGCTGGAGGCGGCGGCCAGCGGGGGGACCTTCATCGCCGGGCGGGGGGAAACCAATCTCTTCATCCTCCCGGGTTTCCGTTTCCAGGTGGTGGACCGGCTGCTCACCAATTTCCATCTGCCCCGCTCCACGCTTTTCATGCTGGTCTGTGCCTTCGGCGGCACGCAGATCCTGAAACGGGCCTATGCCCACGCGGTGGAGGCCCGCTACCGCTTCTTCAGCTATGGCGATGCCACCTTGATCGAGCGGGCGCCGCAATGA
- a CDS encoding aspartate 1-decarboxylase, whose amino-acid sequence MQRTMLKSKLHRVRVTHAELHYEGSCAIDEALLEAADIREYQQIEIYNVTNGERFTTYAIRAERDSGIISVNGAAAHKAKPGDIIIIAAYALYNELELLKYAPQLIYVDEHNRIIDRRDRIPVQMA is encoded by the coding sequence ATGCAAAGGACCATGCTGAAATCGAAGCTGCACCGCGTGCGGGTGACGCATGCCGAGCTGCACTACGAGGGTTCCTGCGCCATCGACGAGGCCCTGCTGGAAGCCGCGGACATCCGCGAATACCAACAGATCGAAATCTACAACGTCACCAATGGTGAGCGTTTCACTACCTATGCCATCCGTGCCGAGCGGGACTCCGGCATCATCTCGGTGAACGGCGCCGCCGCCCACAAGGCAAAACCCGGCGACATCATCATCATCGCCGCCTATGCCCTCTACAACGAGCTGGAGCTTTTGAAATACGCCCCGCAGCTCATCTACGTGGACGAACACAACCGCATCATCGACCGGCGCGACCGCATCCCTGTGCAGATGGCGTAA
- the tgt gene encoding tRNA guanosine(34) transglycosylase Tgt: protein MKFEVLAEEGRARRGRLTLAHGVVDTPAFMPVGTYGTVKAMRPDALREVGAQIVLGNTFHLYLRPGLEVIAAHGGLHRFMGWDGPILTDSGGFQVFSLSALRKLTEEGVHFRSPVNGEACFLSPEESMRIQRVLGADIVMIFDECTPYPADHATAAASMRLSLRWAARSRRAHGDNPNALFGIVQGGMYEDLRAESLAGLLEIGFDGYAIGGLSVGEPKEDMARILDFLAPRLPADKPRYLMGVGTPEDIVEAVLKGVDMFDCVLPTRNARNGMLFTRFGDIKIRNSVHRMDTRPLDEECECYTCRHFSRAYLHHLDKTNEILGAMLNTHHNLHFYQTLMGELREAIAAGRLEQYVAAFRARRAAGASC from the coding sequence ATGAAGTTCGAGGTGCTGGCAGAGGAAGGGCGCGCGCGCCGGGGCCGGCTGACCCTGGCACACGGTGTGGTGGACACGCCCGCCTTCATGCCCGTGGGCACTTACGGCACAGTGAAGGCCATGCGGCCGGATGCGCTGCGGGAGGTGGGGGCGCAGATTGTATTGGGCAACACCTTCCATCTCTACCTGCGTCCCGGCCTCGAGGTGATTGCCGCCCACGGCGGCCTGCACCGTTTCATGGGCTGGGACGGGCCCATCCTCACCGATTCCGGCGGCTTTCAGGTCTTCAGTTTGAGTGCCCTGCGCAAGCTCACGGAAGAGGGGGTGCATTTCCGCTCGCCGGTGAATGGGGAGGCCTGTTTCCTATCGCCGGAGGAATCGATGCGCATCCAGCGCGTGCTGGGTGCGGACATCGTGATGATCTTCGATGAGTGCACCCCTTATCCGGCGGATCACGCCACCGCTGCCGCTTCCATGCGTCTGTCCCTGCGCTGGGCGGCGCGCTCCAGGCGCGCCCATGGCGACAATCCCAATGCCCTCTTCGGCATCGTACAGGGGGGCATGTACGAGGATCTGCGCGCGGAATCCCTGGCGGGTCTGCTGGAAATCGGCTTCGACGGTTATGCCATCGGTGGTCTGTCTGTGGGGGAACCCAAGGAGGACATGGCCCGCATCCTGGACTTCCTCGCCCCGCGGCTGCCCGCCGACAAGCCGCGTTACCTCATGGGGGTGGGCACGCCGGAGGACATTGTCGAGGCCGTGCTCAAAGGGGTGGACATGTTCGACTGCGTGCTGCCCACCCGCAATGCGCGCAACGGCATGTTGTTCACCCGCTTTGGCGACATCAAGATCCGCAACAGCGTGCACCGCATGGACACCCGGCCCCTGGACGAGGAGTGCGAATGCTATACTTGCCGCCATTTCAGCCGCGCCTATCTCCACCATCTGGACAAGACCAACGAAATCCTCGGCGCCATGCTCAATACCCATCACAACCTCCACTTCTACCAGACCCTCATGGGGGAGCTGCGCGAGGCCATCGCCGCGGGCCGCCTTGAGCAATACGTGGCGGCCTTCCGCGCCCGTCGGGCGGCGGGGGCTTCGTGCTAG
- the yajC gene encoding preprotein translocase subunit YajC: MIIAPAYAAPAAQQPDPFMSLLPFIVIFVLFWFMLIRPQMKRAKEQKKMLDALQKGDEVVTAGGLLGKVTKVGDQYVSLEIADGVVVQVQKPTIQAVLPKGTLKSAA; the protein is encoded by the coding sequence GTGATCATCGCGCCTGCCTACGCCGCACCTGCTGCCCAGCAGCCAGACCCGTTCATGAGTCTGCTGCCCTTCATCGTCATCTTTGTGCTCTTCTGGTTCATGCTCATCCGGCCGCAGATGAAACGCGCCAAGGAACAGAAAAAAATGCTCGACGCCCTGCAGAAAGGCGACGAGGTGGTGACCGCGGGCGGCCTGCTGGGCAAGGTGACCAAGGTGGGCGACCAATATGTCTCCCTGGAGATCGCCGACGGAGTGGTGGTGCAGGTGCAAAAACCCACCATCCAGGCGGTGCTGCCCAAGGGCACGCTGAAGAGCGCCGCCTGA